The DNA segment TACTGGCAGTTCCGCAGGAAATTCCGGAAGTGTGCCTTCAGCATCGTGTTCCAACGCACCGGAAAGAACTTCTTCTTCGGTTATGATTGGTGTGCTGTTCATTGAATCATCGGTCATTGATGCCCTCCAAGCTGGGCAGAAACTGTGTTATATGTAGTTGCCATAGCTGTGGCAGTAAGTTCCAATTATCGTATGGAAAATTCGGAGAGAGGTTCATCTAAATCTGTCTCACACGGATTAACGTTCGTTATTTCTCCGCTGACAGGACCTCGCCAAAGTTCTTCTTCAAATTGTCTCAGGGTCGCAATGTCACCTTCCGCAACCACTTCCACACTGCCGTCTGGAAGGTTGCGTACCCAGCCAAGCAGCCCGTACGAAGTTGCTATATGGTGTGTCCAGTATCGGAACCCAATTTTTTGCACTTTCCCCGTTACAATATATCGCTGTCTGGCCATGATACGTCTCCTTTGGAGGTTGGATTATATATGTCCCTCGTCCTTCAGGCTGTAATATGTATCAGCAGTTATAATAAGATGATCGAGCAGTCTGATGCCTAATATGCGTCCAGCCTGAACAATATGCCTTGTTATTTCAATATCCGGTGAGGAAGGGGTAAGGTTTCCTCCTGGATGGTTGTGAACAATTACCAATGAACTGGCTTTGCGCTGCAAAGCTTGCTCCATGAGCTCCCTTGGGTAGATCATGGTTGTGTTAACTGTACCTGTTGAAATTCGTTCCCAAGAAAGGAGTCTGTTCTGGTTGTCTAAAAAGGCAGCCCAGAATTCCTCTTTCTCTTTTCGTCCCAGTCTAATGCGAGCCATTTCCGCCACTTCAGCGGGGCTGGAAAGCTGTTTTTTTTTGGGTAGGCCGGATTCCACATATCGGGAGAAAAGTTCCCGTAACAATTTCCAATGGCTAACAAGAGAGTTTCCAAAGCCTTTGAGCTTGAGCAGGTCTTCATCTTGCGCATCAAGTACGCCACGCAGTGTGCCAAAGCGGTTCAACAGTTCTTTTGCAAGTGGTTTTGTATCAGAACGTAAGATTACCGTACCAAGTACAAGTTCCAAAATTTCATAGTCTGCAAGAGACTGCTCGTCGTTGTTTAATTTTTCGCGCAGGCGCTTTCTGTGTCCATGATAGTGAGCTTTTTCTGTCATAATAAACAGGAATTGCGATGTGGCAAGCGGTAACAGGTGAATTTTAATTATATTTCATCAAAAAATGGGCATCAAGTAGAAAAAAAGAGGGTGATAAGCGGAAGAAATACGTAATAAAGCTATTTTTGCGGACTGAAAAGTGCAAGAAGACCGGCAACTAATATTTCCATAGCTTGTTCAGGTTTGCGCTCTCCGGTTTTGATTCCCATCTCCGCCTCAATGGCCAAATCCCATATTTTAGAAAGACGGATTGGCCCAAGGCTTGTTGCAAGACGCTTCTTTTGCTGGATAATCCCTGATGGCAGTCGTACAGTTTCACCTGCATATAGCTGCCATAAAATGCGAGCCTCACGCAGCAGCATGGCAAGGAAGGAGAAGATCATAGCTTCTCCTGCTGCCTGACTGGATATAACTTTTTTCCACACTTTATCGGGAGTTTTTCCAGACTGCAGTGCGTTGATGAACGCGAATATATCCATATCAGCATCGTGCGAAATATCTTTAATATGCTCTTCGGTAATGGTTCGGGATTCTCCTGCAGCCAGAGCAATCTTATCTAGTTCGTTTTTGGCAGCAGAGGCATCCTGAGGAAGAACTTGAGACAAAGAGTGCACGATTTTTGGATCAATGTGCATGTCGTTTTGTGCTGCCCACTGTTCAATGAAACCGCGCATAGCACGTTCAGTGAGACCGGCAGACTGCCATATCCAAGCTTTTTTTTCAGCGAGTTGCCAGCATGGAAGTTTTTTGACTGCAGCAGGTATTTTGGGTTTGCCCCGATCGTATGGTGCTTCAAGGCAGATGATAACCCATGCTAGAGGATTAAACTGGCCTAGGCTGGCACTCAACTTACGCCATGCATCAATAGGGAGGTTCTGTGCGTTGCGGATAAGAAGTACTTTAGGGGATGCAAATAGTCCTTGCAGCGTAAGATTCTCCCAGAAAACAGGTGGTAAGCCTTCGTCACTCCAGTAGACGTGTTTTTCCCACGTTCCTTCTGATGCAGCGTTTTTCTGCAACAGGGTGTCGATATAGTTTTTTGTCAGCTGGATGTCCGGGCAGACGCAAATGGAAAATCCGGGTCTTGGCATGTTTTTTCCTGTTTCCTCGAGTTCAAAAAGGCGTAGCAAGCACTAATAGTAGGCTTCGTGGTGTATAAAAATGATATTTACGGCCCCTGTTGCAAGTAAAAGAGGCTCGAAGTAATAACTCCGAGCCTCTTTATATACAATGGAATCGCGTTGGTCTACGGTCGGTACTGCAAAGCTAGAATGTGTTGCGCATCTGGTCGACCATTTTCTGAACCAGCAGGTTTGCAAGCTGGGTGCCGGCAATACGGGCATCCGAGACAGGGTATGATCGGGAAAGACTTGCGCTGCCAGACCATATCTCTTTGTTTTTGTCGTCGTACACTTTTGTATTGAATACCAGATTGACAGTGTACTCAAGGGTTTCTTCTTTACTGCCGAGTACGCGGCTGTCGATGGTGAATTTTTCAATGTCAATAACCATGCTGTAGTCAGAAGATTCCGACGCAGTCATGATGGCAATATTTCTATTGGTAATTTCGTCATACATACTGGAACGAACAACTTGGTTGATCCACGGGTAAATTGTAGAGTTTTTGACTTCTCTAATACGCATCGTGGAGGAACCATTGCCGAAAAGGCTTGGCTGGTTGTTTGTCAGGGAGTATCCGCACCCTGTAAGGGTAAGTGAAGCAAGTAAGCAAAGGGCAGCAACTATTCGGGATACAGAGGAAAAAGTAGGAAGCGTCATACCAAGGTTCCTGTAGTGTTGTTTGTGTCAAAAAAGAAAATACAGTTGGTTCGACCAAGTATAAGCAAAGTGATACCAACACGATAGTTGATAGCAGATGAAGTGTGATTACGTCTAGCTCCGTGTTTACTTACCGGATAAATAGAAACTTCAACAGGTACATATTTAAGTACATGCACGTACTTTTGATTCTGGAAACGTGCCGGAGAATATATGCAAATATGGGTAGATGCAGACGCCTGTCCTAAGGTGATAAAAGAAGTGCTTTTTAAAGTTGCGGTACGGAGGAAGGTTAAGACGACATTGATTGCTAATAGTCAGTTATCCGTGCCGTTATCTCCGTACATTGATTTTATCCGTGTGAAGAATGGATTTGATGAGGCGGATAATGAAATAGTAGCTCTTGCAAGTGCTGGTGATCTTGTTGTAACTGCTGATGTTCCTCTTGCGGATAAAATAGTTGAGAAGGGCGCAGTTGGGTTAAACCCCAGGGGACAGTTGTACACAGTGGACAACATTAAAGGACTGCTACGGATGCGTCACTTAATGGAGGAGCTCCGAAGCGGTGGGATGGTTTCCGGTGGACCTGCTCCACTTGGTGCACGGGATAAACAGGAATTTACCAATCAGCTAGATAAGTATGTAACCAGACGGGTGAAGGAAGAAGAGTTGTAGCTTTTTGCTCAATTGTACGCGAGGGAATAACTAGTTCTTTAGCTCAAAAACTCATTCAAAAAGAAAGCTCCCGAATTGTATCGGGAGCTTTGGTTTTATGAAGATGAGGACTCATCTTTTTTTGTTTTTTTCTTTGAAAATGGCTTTGTTAATATATTTTTAGTTTTTCCTGCCGCTGAAGAGATTTTCTTTCCAGAATGTTTCACACCGCGTTTAACAGCTGAGTTTGCCTTAGCAGCACCTTTTGCCGTTTTTTTGCTTACAGAATGTAGGCCGTTTGCTGTGGATGCTGCTGCATTGCTGACTCCCTTTGTTGCGGCACTGGTAGCAGAAGACGCTACAGAAGCTACGTTTGAAATATTTTCAGAAACAGAAGTTGCAGTGGCAGAAATTCCCTTACCCGCACAGCCTGCCGCTTTAGAGACACCTTTTGCCGCGTTAGTAGCAGCGGTTGAAACGCCCTTAGAAGCTGTAGAGGCGACATTTGTGACTCCGCTTGCCACACCACTGGCAGTTTTCTTTGAAGCCTGTGTCAGGTTTTTTCCTGTGTTAGAAACCCCTGAGGCAACTTTTTCAGCTGTACCAGAAACACATTCGCGAGCGGAGTTGAGGATATTTTTTCTTTCATTTGCAGATGTAGCAGTGTTTTCTAAGTATTCGTCCGTACCATCAGCAGGGCATGGTTTTGAAGATGGTGTGATGCCACGTACAGCGTCCCATGCTTTTGCCATACTACGTTTTACAGTCTTAGATGCTCCAGAAATAAGTAACTGTGCAACTGTTGCAATAGTGTCGCCTGATGTGCGCATGAACATACCTGCAGCTTCGCGGGTTGCAGATTTACGAAGCTCTTTCTTACTTAGCAGATCATCATCTGTATAAATACTCATATAATCTCGGGCGATAATACCGCAGCGCATGGTCAGTAGAGCGTTCATAGAGCCATCAAGAAGGGAAGCTGTAATGACAGAAGCGATTGCTTGTGCTCCGGGGACGCTTCCCATGACTGATGTTGCGACAAGTGGACCTACAATTTGTTGTGTGTATTCTTCCACAACAATATCTTCCATAGCGCCAGCAAAAAAGGCTGTAGCTACGACGTTTTTATAGAGAGTAATCAGGTCGCTTACATGAGGGCGTTGTGCATACAGCTTTGTGATCTTGTAAATAAGGTGCGTAATGAGCGCGAAAACGATCAGTGTATCCAGCCTGCCGTTTTGTGCCGTGGCAGTACCGATAAATACGCGCTTGGATGTTTCTTCGATAAGACGGTTTGCTTCTGTTTCAAGTGCGACAATGCCGTCTATAATTTCCTGTTCGCTTTTGCACGGTAACTGTTGGGTTTTAATGAACGGGTTACACTGCAAACGTGCAACATATGCTTTGCGGTACTCTTGAATTTGTTCTTCAGTAGGGTCTTGCGGAATAAGCAGTGGTTTCGGAAAGAAAAACAGAGTTAATCCTGCATACCCTAGAACTCCGCAGCCCAATACTGTCAGTGCCCAGAAAACGATAGGCACATATGTAGGGTCAATGTAGGCAAATACCTCAGCTATCGTACGGATGCCTGAAAGCAATAACGATCCAAGGGCGATGGAAATAACACCGCCAAGAGTAATGAGAATAACTTTGATTTTTGATTGCATTTGAATCCAGAAAAAAGTCCGTGCACTACAACACGGAGCTGAAGTTGCGCGTTTGATTTTTAATTCCTCGCGCATTGTCTTCAGAATGTGAAGTTATTTTTTTGTAAGGTTGAGAGTAAGCTTTAACGAGCCTTCCATGTTTTTGTGTGCGATGTGTTGCTTTCCGACGTCTTGACAATTTTATTATGCTGGTAGGTATGTTGGTCAATTATCACGCGGTGTAACCTTGCAGACTTGAATGATAAAAAAAGGCTGTCCTAATTACTAGGACAGCCTTTTTATTTTTATGCAAGATGGCGGAGCAAAAGCCGCGAGGCTATGAAAGCAACGAGCTTAGCTCGCATTTAAAAGTTTTTGTCTCCGCCGGAGGCATGCAAAAACTAA comes from the Halodesulfovibrio marinisediminis DSM 17456 genome and includes:
- the lptE gene encoding LPS assembly lipoprotein LptE, translating into MTLPTFSSVSRIVAALCLLASLTLTGCGYSLTNNQPSLFGNGSSTMRIREVKNSTIYPWINQVVRSSMYDEITNRNIAIMTASESSDYSMVIDIEKFTIDSRVLGSKEETLEYTVNLVFNTKVYDDKNKEIWSGSASLSRSYPVSDARIAGTQLANLLVQKMVDQMRNTF
- the holA gene encoding DNA polymerase III subunit delta; the encoded protein is MPRPGFSICVCPDIQLTKNYIDTLLQKNAASEGTWEKHVYWSDEGLPPVFWENLTLQGLFASPKVLLIRNAQNLPIDAWRKLSASLGQFNPLAWVIICLEAPYDRGKPKIPAAVKKLPCWQLAEKKAWIWQSAGLTERAMRGFIEQWAAQNDMHIDPKIVHSLSQVLPQDASAAKNELDKIALAAGESRTITEEHIKDISHDADMDIFAFINALQSGKTPDKVWKKVISSQAAGEAMIFSFLAMLLREARILWQLYAGETVRLPSGIIQQKKRLATSLGPIRLSKIWDLAIEAEMGIKTGERKPEQAMEILVAGLLALFSPQK
- the radC gene encoding RadC family protein; translation: MTEKAHYHGHRKRLREKLNNDEQSLADYEILELVLGTVILRSDTKPLAKELLNRFGTLRGVLDAQDEDLLKLKGFGNSLVSHWKLLRELFSRYVESGLPKKKQLSSPAEVAEMARIRLGRKEKEEFWAAFLDNQNRLLSWERISTGTVNTTMIYPRELMEQALQRKASSLVIVHNHPGGNLTPSSPDIEITRHIVQAGRILGIRLLDHLIITADTYYSLKDEGHI
- a CDS encoding acylphosphatase; its protein translation is MARQRYIVTGKVQKIGFRYWTHHIATSYGLLGWVRNLPDGSVEVVAEGDIATLRQFEEELWRGPVSGEITNVNPCETDLDEPLSEFSIR
- a CDS encoding YaiI/YqxD family protein — encoded protein: MQIWVDADACPKVIKEVLFKVAVRRKVKTTLIANSQLSVPLSPYIDFIRVKNGFDEADNEIVALASAGDLVVTADVPLADKIVEKGAVGLNPRGQLYTVDNIKGLLRMRHLMEELRSGGMVSGGPAPLGARDKQEFTNQLDKYVTRRVKEEEL
- a CDS encoding DUF697 domain-containing protein, with translation MQSKIKVILITLGGVISIALGSLLLSGIRTIAEVFAYIDPTYVPIVFWALTVLGCGVLGYAGLTLFFFPKPLLIPQDPTEEQIQEYRKAYVARLQCNPFIKTQQLPCKSEQEIIDGIVALETEANRLIEETSKRVFIGTATAQNGRLDTLIVFALITHLIYKITKLYAQRPHVSDLITLYKNVVATAFFAGAMEDIVVEEYTQQIVGPLVATSVMGSVPGAQAIASVITASLLDGSMNALLTMRCGIIARDYMSIYTDDDLLSKKELRKSATREAAGMFMRTSGDTIATVAQLLISGASKTVKRSMAKAWDAVRGITPSSKPCPADGTDEYLENTATSANERKNILNSARECVSGTAEKVASGVSNTGKNLTQASKKTASGVASGVTNVASTASKGVSTAATNAAKGVSKAAGCAGKGISATATSVSENISNVASVASSATSAATKGVSNAAASTANGLHSVSKKTAKGAAKANSAVKRGVKHSGKKISSAAGKTKNILTKPFSKKKTKKDESSSS